The Pectinophora gossypiella chromosome 10, ilPecGoss1.1, whole genome shotgun sequence genome contains a region encoding:
- the LOC126370034 gene encoding chaoptin, whose amino-acid sequence MWIFLLLFLAPALAQQQWVPCSELNDDLRYPCRCRVQVDRALQLRILMDCDRVVFPGDFPTLPYGAPIISFSQRWAGQQTLPTQIFSSYGLPLRELDFSHNSLRRLPDRLLAGVRGNITRLALADNLLGDNLNPIFSTAELHNLPALEELDLSGNNIRGVEEGLLIGCEVLKVLRLDRNNMNSVPSSSLNGPQALKVLSLRENRIALIRQASFVSQKTLEEIDLHGNMISTIEGGAFIGLSSLQSLDLGRNRLSKFNSDVFQGTENLEKLDLSENFITDFPTVALKSFAALKHLNLSSNMITNIDNSHLSSLVSLQVLDLSRNNLVKLSPGTFVGLTELSYLDVGVNSLRTVEDDAFDGLTSLQTLLLRDNNILLIPATALSRLPNLVSVHLGFNRVTALSSDILRSVSDRITSLVLSRNVIRELPAAAFNHFKTLNHLDLSGNLLNSISAEVFDGLEASLQFLSMSQNRILGFTGEQLKFVNLWFLDLSDNQLSEVPPNAFESIPSLSHLNMSRSGHMSTLPQNVFQHSQALLTVDLSNMGLKVLPVNLFSRTSNLEQIYLSNNFLQEISENSFKNLKNLTYLDLSYNNIVNIRTPAFVNVMSIRYLSLKGNQLNAFKGEFFNTGTSLEVIDLSDNQLSYLFPSSFKIHPRLREIILADNKFNFFPSELISTLQYLELVDLSGNALKNVDELDFARLPKLRTILLSRNELETISEMAFHNSTQIQYLDLSNNKIDRLGDRLFEGLIRLEMLNLGANSLNELPDNIFDRSRLHMLEKIVLSKNMFEQAPLKALQKQYFFVSSVDLSRNQIVDIPAEDSVMVNIKKLDLSFNPLSKKTISNVLTEPKTVRDLNLAGTGMTEVGQLETPFLYNLNLSYNNITKLSEKTFSRTTLLESLDVSNNQISDVSGALSISLPKLKNLQRLNISSNPITAIVDGNFEGLSSLRVLDMRYFNMCTRIEKNAFRALPNLVEIRAYGYPRLGYFDVQGTLQYLLALEKLDVEVKDTTIGSDQLHSILHPRLEELGVRGLRLKTVSAGVLAGLKAPAITVRFRNTSVTNLPPALLFPLPRSSQITIDVAGSQLTTLQPQLLVALDDRRADLSMSGLETNPIRCDCNARALRRWLPNVGIEDVRCDAPDHLSGFLLVEIGDDELSCDTRRRTTATSPSSSISTTVPPRLVHRTSAEPDIIWSVAPSHERPKVTGEPKGAPVVGVASSTNDDNLIIGIVGGVVAFIAILIVAICIVRLRMTTTSYRGGPMANSPAGATPLWGAAWPGYAATLPPASLSTATLPHKVQSGPGSVRYLAPPPPAPYFISLPPHDDKIYR is encoded by the exons ATGTGGATCTTCCTCCTGCTCTTCTTGGCGCCAGCGTTGGCGCAGCAGCAGTGGGTGCCATGCTCCGAACTCAATGACGACCTGCGATACCCTTGCCGCTGCCGAGTCCAAGTAGACCGGGCTTTGCAGCTGAGGATACTGATGGACTGTGACCGCGTGGTCTTCCCAGGAGACTTCCCCACCTTGCCTTATGGAGCGCCTATTATATCCTTCAGCCAGCGGTGGGCTGGGCAGCAGACCCTGCCAACTCAG ATTTTCTCATCCTACGGTCTACCTCTGAGAGAATTAGACTTCTCTCACAACAGCCTCCGGCGGCTGCCAGACCGTCTGTTGGCTGGAGTGAGAGGGAACATCACCAGGTTGGCCTTAGCTGACAACCTACTTGGAGACAACCTCAACCCGATCTTCTCAACCGCAGAGCTCCACAATCTGCCTGCGTTAGAGGAATTGGATCTGAGTGGCAATAACATCAGAGGAGTTGAAGAAGGATTGCTGATTGGATGTGAAGTGTTGAAG GTCCTTCGCCTCGACAGAAACAACATGAATTCTGTCCCATCCTCCTCATTAAATGGACCCCAGGCGCTGAAAGTTCTCTCACTGCGGGAGAACAGAATCG CTTTGATACGGCAGGCGTCGTTCGTATCGCAAAAGACATTAGAGGAAATAGATTTGCACGGTAACATGATATCGACAATCGAAGGGGGAGCTTTCATTGGCTTGAGCTCGCTGCAAAGTCTCGATCTCGGTCGAAACAGACTCTCCAAGTTTAACAGCGACGTGTTCCAAGGAACCGAGAACTTGGAAAAGTTGGATCTTTCCGAAAACTTCATAACGGACTTCCCCACCGTCGCACTCAAATCGTTCGCAGCTCTCAAACACCTTAATCTCTCAAGCAACATGATCACG AACATAGACAACAGTCACCTGAGCTCGCTGGTGTCGTTGCAAGTGCTAGACTTGAGCAGGAATAATCTCGTCAAGCTGTCACCAGGGACTTTCGTTGGGCTTACTGAGCTGAGTTATTTGGACGTCGGAGTAAATTCTCTCCGGACT GTGGAGGACGACGCTTTCGATGGGCTGACAAGTCTTCAAACTCTGCTTCTACGAGACAACAATATTCTCTTAATCCCCGCGACAGCCTTATCTCGGTTGCCGAATTTGGTCTCTGTCCACTTAGGGTTCAACAGAGTAACAGCCCTATCAAGCGACATACTCAGATCCGTTTCTGACAGAATCACTTCTTTAGTACTTTCAAGAAATGTTATAAGAGAATTGCCCGCAGCAGCTTTTAACCATTTCAAGACTTTGAACCACTTAGATCTATCCGGAAACTTACTCAATTCCATATCAGCTGAAGTATTCGACGGTTTGGAAGCCTCACTTCAATTTCTATCAATGAGTCAAAATAGAATTTTAGGCTTTACCGGGGAACAATTGAAGTTTGTTAATTTATGGTTTTTGGACCTGTCCGACAACCAACTTTCAGAAGTCCCGCCGAATGCTTTCGAGAGCATTCCCAGTTTGTCGCATTTGAACATGAGTCGCAGTGGACACATGAGTACTCTCCCTCAAAACGTGTTTCAGCATAGCCAAGCTTTATTAACAGTAGACCTTAGTAACATGGGATTAAAAGTGCTCCCCGTAAATTTATTTTCACGAACTTCTAATCTGGAACAAATTTACCTATCCAATAACTTTTTGCAAGAGATATCCGAAAATAGCTTCAAAAACCTCAAGAATCTGACATATTTAGATCTCTCTTATAATAATATCGTAAATATTAGAACCCCAGCTTTTGTAAACGTTATGTCCATTCGGTATTTATCATTGAAGGGTAACCAATTGAACGCTTTCAAAGGAGAATTTTTCAATACTGGTACTAGTCTGGAGGTAATCGATCTTTCTGATAATCAACTGAGCTATCTATTCCCATCTTCATTCAAGATTCACCCCCGTCTCCGTGAAATTATACTCGCTGACAATAAGTTTAATTTCTTCCCTTCAGAACTTATAAGTACTTTACAGTATCTCGAGTTGGTGGATTTGTCTGGTAATGCCTTGAAAAACGTTGATGAGCTCGACTTTGCTAGGCTTCCGAAACTTAGAACAATTTTGCTGTCACGAAACGAACTCGAAACAATAAGCGAAATGGCTTTCCATAACTCGACTCAGATACAGTACTTGGATCTGTCGAATAATAAAATCGATCGGCTTGGCGACAGGCTCTTTGAAGGACTTATAAGGTTAGAAATGTTAAATTTAGGAGCAAATTCATTAAATGAATTGCCAGATAACATTTTCGACAGATCTAGGCTGCATATGTTAGAAAAAATTGTACTTAGCAAAAATATGTTTGAGCAGGCACCGTTAAAGGCtttacaaaaacaatatttctttGTATCGTCTGTCGATTTGTCTCGAAACCAAATTGTCGATATACCCGCAGAAGACAGCGTGATGGTGAATATAAAGAAATTGGATCTTTCCTTCAATCCTCTATCAAAAAAAACAATCAGCAATGTACTTACTGAACCGAAAACCGTCAGAGATTTAAATCTTGCTGGAACAGGCATGACTGAAGTTGGCCAGTTAGAAACTCCATTCTtatataatttgaatttatcatACAACAACATTACCAAACTCTCTGAAAAGACTTTTTCCAGAACAACACTTTTGGAATCGTTAGACGTTTCAAATAACCAGATTTCCGATGTTTCTGGAGCTCTTTCTATTTCATTGCCCAAACTGAAGAATTTACAACGTTTAAATATTTCTAGTAATCCCATAACAGCCATTGTTGATGGTAACTTTGAAGGTCTGTCGTCACTGCGAGTTTTGGACATGAGATATTTCAACATGTGTACAAGAATAGAGAAAAATGCGTTTAGAGCATTGCCTAATCTAGTAGAAATACGTGCTTATGGGTATCCTAGACTGGGATACTTTGACGTTCAAGGTACTCTGCAATATTTGCTTGCTCTAGAAAAATTAGATGTTGAAGTAAAAGATACGACGATTGGATCAGATCAGCTACATTCGATTTTACATCCACGTCTTGAAGAGTTAGGTGTCAGAGGGTTGCGGTTGAAGACAGTGTCTGCTGGTGTGCTTGCGGGTTTAAAAGCTCCCGCCATTACTGTTAGATTCCGCAACACATCTGTCACAAATTTACCACCGGCTCTATTGTTCCCATTACCGAGGTCTTCTCAAATAACAATCGATGTTGCTGGAAGTCAACTGACAACTTTACAACCTCAATTACTAGTTGCTCTCGACGACCGTCGCGCAGATTTGTCGATGTCTGGCCTTGAAACTAATCCTATTCGCTGTGACTGCAACGCAAGAGCATTACGAAGGTGGCTTCCAAACGTAGGCATTGAAGATGTCCGCTGTGACGCGCCCGATCATTTATCAGGCTTCTTACTGGTTGAGATAGGTGACGATGAATTGTCCTGTGACACAAGGCGCAGGACTACAGCCACATCACCTTCTAGTAGCATCAGTACTACTGTGCCACCACGTCTAGTTCACCGTACTTCAGCGGAGCCTGATATAATTTGGTCAGTGGCGCCGTCCCACGAGAGGCCTAAAGTGACTGGGGAGCCTAAAGGTGCTCCGGTCGTCGGGGTAGCGTCGTCGACTAACGATGATAACTTGATTATTGGGATCGTGGGTGGCGTCGTAGCGTTTATAGCGATATTGATTGTAGCGATATGTATAGTGAGGTTGAGGATGACGACGACGTCGTACAGAGGGGGTCCGATGGCGAACAGTCCCGCGGGCGCGACGCCGCTGTGGGGCGCGGCGTGGCCGGGGTACGCAGCCACGTTGCCCCCGGCGTCGCTATCTACTGCCACTTTGCCCCATAAGGTGCAGTCGGGCCCCGGCTCCGTGAGATATTTAGCCCCGCCGCCCCCGGCTCCCTACTTTATCAGTTTGCCACCGCATGATGATAAAATTTATCGGTAG